One genomic segment of Amycolatopsis sp. Hca4 includes these proteins:
- a CDS encoding M1 family metallopeptidase, with amino-acid sequence MRGANPSRGRLLAVSVVLSAGLLAATGPAAEAAPRFSPGAPGAGDPYFPDMGNGGYDVGHYDIRLAYRPATQAIDATTTILATATQDLSRFDLDFQGPLTISRLTVNGLNATYTRSGAQELVITPPYGLRKGSPFVVSVSYAGVPQKIDDPALGLSGWVTTKDGAVALNQPIGAATYYPVNDTPDDKATYTQTITVPAGLTVLANGEPGPTTTRDHQTTFRWSMNRPMASELSMLAIGNYDVTHGTAAGGLPNITAIGKSIDTKPGQGKVFNQTTAQVIQWESSVYGPYPFDSTGGIIADVGVHYALETQSRPVYDQRTSDVDGDLLAHELGHQWFGDSLTPVRWSDIWLNEGFATYSEWLYQEKFNGIPVQQTFADTYAGEEDWSGKVADPGRDHIFDDLVYNRGAMTLQALRLKIGDRAFFRVLTQWPSTHRYGNVSTQEFIRFVEQQTGRDLGSFFRTWLYQPGKPTL; translated from the coding sequence ATGCGAGGCGCCAACCCGAGCCGTGGCCGTTTGCTGGCCGTCTCCGTTGTCCTGTCCGCCGGTCTGCTGGCCGCGACGGGCCCGGCCGCGGAGGCGGCACCGCGGTTCTCGCCCGGTGCGCCCGGCGCCGGCGATCCGTACTTTCCCGACATGGGCAACGGCGGCTACGACGTCGGCCACTACGACATCCGGCTCGCCTACCGACCCGCGACCCAGGCGATCGACGCCACCACGACGATCCTCGCCACGGCCACCCAGGACCTCTCCCGCTTCGACCTGGACTTCCAGGGCCCGCTGACGATCAGCAGGCTCACCGTGAACGGCCTCAACGCCACCTACACCCGCAGCGGCGCCCAGGAGCTGGTGATCACGCCGCCGTACGGCCTGCGCAAGGGCAGCCCGTTCGTCGTCTCGGTGAGCTACGCCGGCGTTCCGCAGAAGATCGACGACCCCGCGCTGGGCCTTTCCGGCTGGGTCACCACCAAGGACGGCGCGGTCGCGCTCAACCAGCCGATCGGCGCGGCGACCTACTACCCGGTGAACGACACCCCGGACGACAAGGCGACCTACACCCAGACCATCACCGTGCCGGCCGGGCTCACCGTCCTGGCCAACGGCGAGCCGGGACCCACGACGACCCGCGACCACCAGACGACCTTCCGCTGGTCCATGAACCGGCCGATGGCCAGCGAGCTCAGCATGCTCGCGATCGGCAACTACGACGTGACCCACGGCACCGCGGCCGGCGGCCTGCCGAACATCACCGCGATCGGCAAGTCGATCGACACGAAACCCGGACAGGGCAAGGTGTTCAACCAGACCACCGCCCAGGTCATCCAGTGGGAATCGTCGGTGTACGGGCCGTACCCGTTCGACTCGACCGGCGGCATCATCGCCGACGTCGGTGTCCACTACGCCCTCGAAACGCAGAGCCGTCCGGTCTACGACCAGCGCACCAGCGACGTCGACGGCGACCTGCTCGCCCACGAGCTCGGCCACCAGTGGTTCGGCGACAGCCTCACCCCGGTGCGCTGGTCGGACATCTGGCTCAACGAAGGCTTCGCGACCTATTCGGAATGGCTCTACCAGGAGAAGTTCAACGGCATCCCGGTGCAGCAGACCTTCGCCGACACCTACGCCGGCGAAGAGGACTGGAGCGGCAAGGTCGCCGACCCCGGGCGTGACCACATCTTCGACGACCTGGTCTACAACCGCGGCGCGATGACGTTGCAGGCGCTGCGCCTGAAGATCGGCGACCGCGCCTTCTTCCGGGTGCTCACGCAGTGGCCGTCGACCCACCGGTACGGCAACGTCTCGACGCAGGAGTTCATCCGGTTCGTCGAGCAGCAGACCGGCCGCGACCTCGGCTCGTTCTTCCGCACCTGGCTCTACCAGCCCGGCAAGCCGACGCTCTGA